A stretch of Aedes aegypti strain LVP_AGWG chromosome 2, AaegL5.0 Primary Assembly, whole genome shotgun sequence DNA encodes these proteins:
- the LOC5572883 gene encoding protein fem-1 homolog B isoform X2, which yields MTKEDPVPTPARMREFNKLSLVHRVYYACKDGFARLLLATLKDISCEHDRKAIVDQEISEEERQLFTPLIVAALNGHYDVVRILLIQVKPNLEKEGRVKFDGHLIEGASALWVAAGAGHLNIVKLLIEHGADVNHHTKNLSTPVRAACFDGRLDVIRYLVNHKADINLPNIYNNTCLMITAYKGHVAVVEFLLENDALLNEQANCGATALHYAAECGHLDVCTVLLDYGAVLKRNEYGMTAVICAAERTRESVVQLFVNRQGLLTREEQIDALELMGASFANDKDNYSLVKAFHYLISAMELRHEDPDNIIRKPLLPSIPAYEHWVECQTMQDLQAIRYNHNSLHMESLTIRERILGRHCPDVAHSIVFRGAVCADNGRFDRCESLWLHAMHLKQQNSLSVQRDLLRFAQLFSQMLSINVTLRFANVVDVLTACVDELALNQSKMINPGEKDLLEVVAEEYELNIVTVLYLITIITKLIKMKNVDITEDNLRDVYRLVYKLNNLSVRLRDDQTLLHLSVNGVTPVDDFHTDDICRFPCVDTVKLLLKCGASLSVMDADRNTPLHTLCSTTAVILMSENDVRSIVQDLVEIFVEAGIHLDAVNCDGLKASQVCQQNSVSAFIKSYEARAINLKCLAARCIAQHRVPFKEVIPRQLETFVQLHCSEKF from the exons GAAATATCCGAGGAAGAACGTCAGCTCTTCACTCCGTTGATCGTGGCAGCTTTGAATGGCCACTACGATGTAGTGCGAATCCTGCTAATCCAAGTAAAACCAAATCTGGAAAAGGAAGGCCGTGTGAAGTTCGATGGGCACCTGATCGAGGGGGCCTCCGCTTTGTGGGTGGCCGCCGGAGCGGGACATCTGAACATCGTTAAACTGCTGATCGAACATGGTGCCGATGTGAACCACCATACGAAGAATCTGTCCACCCCGGTCAGGGCGGCGTGCTTCGATGGACGGTTGGACGTTATCCGGTACCTGGTCAATCACAAAGCCGACATAAACTTGCCCAACATTTACAACAATACTTGCTTGATGATAACGGCTTATAAGGGACATGTAGCAGTTGTGGAATTCTTGCTGGAGAACGATGCGTTGCTGAACGAGCAGGCCAACTGTGGGGCAACGGCGCTGCACTATGCGGCGGAATGTGGCCATCTGGACGTCTGTACGGTGCTCTTGGATTACGGTGCAGTACTCAAACGAAATGAGTACGGAATGACGGCGGTTATATGCGCTGCGGAAAGGACACGTGAGTCTGTAGTGCAGTTGTTTGTGAACAGACAAGGATTGCTGACTCGAGAGGAACAGATCGATGCCTTGGAGCTGATGGGGGCTTCGTTTGCAAACGATAAGGATAACTACAGCTTGGTGAAGGCGTTCCATTACTTGATATCGGCAATGGAGCTGAG ACATGAAGATCCGGACAACATCATTCGCAAGCCACTTCTGCCTTCGATCCCTGCCTACGAACACTGGGTGGAATGTCAAACCATGCAGGATCTCCAGGCAATACGATACAACCACAACTCGCTCCACATGGAATCGTTGACCATCAGGGAGCGCATCCTGGGCCGGCATTGTCCCGATGTGGCCCACTCGATCGTGTTCCGTGGAGCGGTTTGTGCCGATAACGGTCGGTTCGATCGCTGCGAAAGTCTTTGGCTACACGCGATGCATTTGAAGCAGCAGAACTCGCTCTCGGTTCAACGGGATTTGCTTCGTTTCGCACAACTCTTTTCGCAGATGCTTTCGATAAATGTTACGCTGAGATTTGCCAACGTGGTCGACGTGTTGACGGCTTGTGTCGATGAGCTGGCTCTCAATCAGTCAAAAATGATCAACCCGGGCGAGAAAGATCTGCTGGAGGTTGTAGCCGAGGAGTACGAACTGAATATAGTGACGGTGCTGTATCTAATTACTATAATAACGAAGttgataaaaatgaaaaatgtagaTATTACGGAGGACAACCTCAGGGACGTGTATAGGTTAGTTTATAAGCTGAACAATTTATCTGTAAGGCTCAGAGATGATCAGACATTGCTGCATCTTTCGGTGAACGGAGTGACACCGGTTGACGACTTTCATACGGATGATATTTGCAG GTTTCCGTGTGTTGACACTGTGAAACTGTTACTGAAGTGTGGTGCATCATTGTCCGTGATGGATGCTGATAGGAATACACCTTTACACACGCTTTGCTCTACG ACTGCCGTCATTCTTATGTCGGAAAACGACGTTAGATCCATAGTGCAAGATTTGGTCGAAATCTTTGTCGAGGCGGGCATCCACCTGGATGCAGTCAACTGCGACGGCCTCAAAGCATCGCAAGTTTGCCAGCAAA ACTCTGTGAGCGCATTCATCAAGAGCTACGAAGCACGTGCAatcaatttgaaatgtttggccGCCCGTTGCATTGCGCAGCACCGCGTACCGTTCAAAGAGGTGATTCCTCGACAGTTGGAAACGTTCGTGCAGCTGcattgttcggagaagttttgA
- the LOC5572883 gene encoding protein fem-1 homolog B isoform X1: MTKEDPVPTPARMREFNKLSLVHRVYYACKDGFARLLLATLKDISCEHDRKAIVDQEISEEERQLFTPLIVAALNGHYDVVRILLIQVKPNLEKEGRVKFDGHLIEGASALWVAAGAGHLNIVKLLIEHGADVNHHTKNLSTPVRAACFDGRLDVIRYLVNHKADINLPNIYNNTCLMITAYKGHVAVVEFLLENDALLNEQANCGATALHYAAECGHLDVCTVLLDYGAVLKRNEYGMTAVICAAERTRESVVQLFVNRQGLLTREEQIDALELMGASFANDKDNYSLVKAFHYLISAMELRHEDPDNIIRKPLLPSIPAYEHWVECQTMQDLQAIRYNHNSLHMESLTIRERILGRHCPDVAHSIVFRGAVCADNGRFDRCESLWLHAMHLKQQNSLSVQRDLLRFAQLFSQMLSINVTLRFANVVDVLTACVDELALNQSKMINPGEKDLLEVVAEEYELNIVTVLYLITIITKLIKMKNVDITEDNLRDVYRLVYKLNNLSVRLRDDQTLLHLSVNGVTPVDDFHTDDICRFPCVDTVKLLLKCGASLSVMDADRNTPLHTLCSTLQTAVILMSENDVRSIVQDLVEIFVEAGIHLDAVNCDGLKASQVCQQNSVSAFIKSYEARAINLKCLAARCIAQHRVPFKEVIPRQLETFVQLHCSEKF, from the exons GAAATATCCGAGGAAGAACGTCAGCTCTTCACTCCGTTGATCGTGGCAGCTTTGAATGGCCACTACGATGTAGTGCGAATCCTGCTAATCCAAGTAAAACCAAATCTGGAAAAGGAAGGCCGTGTGAAGTTCGATGGGCACCTGATCGAGGGGGCCTCCGCTTTGTGGGTGGCCGCCGGAGCGGGACATCTGAACATCGTTAAACTGCTGATCGAACATGGTGCCGATGTGAACCACCATACGAAGAATCTGTCCACCCCGGTCAGGGCGGCGTGCTTCGATGGACGGTTGGACGTTATCCGGTACCTGGTCAATCACAAAGCCGACATAAACTTGCCCAACATTTACAACAATACTTGCTTGATGATAACGGCTTATAAGGGACATGTAGCAGTTGTGGAATTCTTGCTGGAGAACGATGCGTTGCTGAACGAGCAGGCCAACTGTGGGGCAACGGCGCTGCACTATGCGGCGGAATGTGGCCATCTGGACGTCTGTACGGTGCTCTTGGATTACGGTGCAGTACTCAAACGAAATGAGTACGGAATGACGGCGGTTATATGCGCTGCGGAAAGGACACGTGAGTCTGTAGTGCAGTTGTTTGTGAACAGACAAGGATTGCTGACTCGAGAGGAACAGATCGATGCCTTGGAGCTGATGGGGGCTTCGTTTGCAAACGATAAGGATAACTACAGCTTGGTGAAGGCGTTCCATTACTTGATATCGGCAATGGAGCTGAG ACATGAAGATCCGGACAACATCATTCGCAAGCCACTTCTGCCTTCGATCCCTGCCTACGAACACTGGGTGGAATGTCAAACCATGCAGGATCTCCAGGCAATACGATACAACCACAACTCGCTCCACATGGAATCGTTGACCATCAGGGAGCGCATCCTGGGCCGGCATTGTCCCGATGTGGCCCACTCGATCGTGTTCCGTGGAGCGGTTTGTGCCGATAACGGTCGGTTCGATCGCTGCGAAAGTCTTTGGCTACACGCGATGCATTTGAAGCAGCAGAACTCGCTCTCGGTTCAACGGGATTTGCTTCGTTTCGCACAACTCTTTTCGCAGATGCTTTCGATAAATGTTACGCTGAGATTTGCCAACGTGGTCGACGTGTTGACGGCTTGTGTCGATGAGCTGGCTCTCAATCAGTCAAAAATGATCAACCCGGGCGAGAAAGATCTGCTGGAGGTTGTAGCCGAGGAGTACGAACTGAATATAGTGACGGTGCTGTATCTAATTACTATAATAACGAAGttgataaaaatgaaaaatgtagaTATTACGGAGGACAACCTCAGGGACGTGTATAGGTTAGTTTATAAGCTGAACAATTTATCTGTAAGGCTCAGAGATGATCAGACATTGCTGCATCTTTCGGTGAACGGAGTGACACCGGTTGACGACTTTCATACGGATGATATTTGCAG GTTTCCGTGTGTTGACACTGTGAAACTGTTACTGAAGTGTGGTGCATCATTGTCCGTGATGGATGCTGATAGGAATACACCTTTACACACGCTTTGCTCTACG TTACAGACTGCCGTCATTCTTATGTCGGAAAACGACGTTAGATCCATAGTGCAAGATTTGGTCGAAATCTTTGTCGAGGCGGGCATCCACCTGGATGCAGTCAACTGCGACGGCCTCAAAGCATCGCAAGTTTGCCAGCAAA ACTCTGTGAGCGCATTCATCAAGAGCTACGAAGCACGTGCAatcaatttgaaatgtttggccGCCCGTTGCATTGCGCAGCACCGCGTACCGTTCAAAGAGGTGATTCCTCGACAGTTGGAAACGTTCGTGCAGCTGcattgttcggagaagttttgA